Proteins encoded in a region of the Candidatus Poribacteria bacterium genome:
- a CDS encoding sugar phosphate isomerase/epimerase, with protein MKIAYAFRRCASYPYNGGALPTDTTDRQRFLKHVNKIGFEGIELPAMNLSDAEAETLRSELEDAGMPCVAIRGGGGAARDPQVAAANKQRMIDAVHFAAKMGSGIVNSTVTTPPDNPEGKGTYRGESVSQGSSRQANDEDYKRTAKAVSEAAVVAADLGIEISIEIHQNSIADNSSSTLRLLELIDAQNVGVNPDLGNVYWTYDIPEETCEAAITAVAPHVNYWHCKSLYRVHIPDLETAIYVQVPLPDGEIDYRFAIAAVLDAGYDGYLAIEGIRDGDQFHQDGRSVAYVKSVLEDLQ; from the coding sequence ATGAAGATAGCCTACGCTTTTAGACGATGTGCATCGTATCCCTACAACGGTGGGGCGTTACCCACTGATACAACAGATAGACAACGGTTTTTGAAACACGTCAACAAGATTGGATTCGAGGGAATTGAACTTCCTGCGATGAACCTCTCTGACGCTGAAGCTGAGACGCTCCGCTCAGAACTTGAAGACGCAGGTATGCCGTGCGTCGCAATTCGCGGTGGCGGTGGTGCTGCGAGGGACCCACAAGTCGCTGCAGCAAACAAACAACGCATGATAGATGCCGTTCACTTCGCTGCGAAGATGGGCAGCGGTATTGTTAATTCCACTGTTACGACACCCCCCGACAATCCAGAGGGAAAAGGCACATATCGTGGTGAATCCGTCTCACAAGGATCAAGCCGCCAAGCAAATGATGAAGACTACAAACGGACTGCCAAGGCTGTGAGTGAAGCCGCCGTTGTCGCCGCGGATCTCGGCATTGAGATCTCCATAGAAATCCATCAAAACTCAATCGCGGACAACAGTTCGTCAACGCTCCGTCTGTTAGAATTAATCGACGCACAGAACGTTGGCGTAAACCCGGATTTAGGTAATGTCTACTGGACCTACGATATTCCAGAGGAGACGTGTGAAGCCGCAATCACAGCAGTTGCACCACACGTCAACTATTGGCATTGCAAGAGCCTCTATCGGGTACATATACCCGATCTGGAAACGGCTATCTACGTCCAAGTCCCGCTGCCCGATGGTGAAATCGACTACCGCTTCGCGATCGCGGCGGTGCTTGATGCTGGCTACGATGGCTATCTGGCGATTGAGGGTATCCGCGACGGCGATCAGTTCCATCAGGATGGCAGGAGCGTGGCGTACGTAAAATCCGTCTTGGAGGATCTGCAGTAA